A genome region from Streptomyces sp. NBC_01296 includes the following:
- a CDS encoding SCO5717 family growth-regulating ATPase, whose product MSGDRNERRGGTWDVPTDDQSDAEPEVTGEFTIDYTPPAWYTQGAAPATAVPGLPEGSGFEPHRPSDVASPSTMRIAPPAPRTPSDGAGVPSPFPAPAPPAPAPFSAPADNATPPAVFPPPAPADTTGAPSAHPAPFSTPAESTTGAPAALPAPAEVPALPAPAPAPTPAPAPFGTPSAEAPAEAPGPFVKASFEGSAPVQRHDTPPDGTAIPFANPEPAAPEVPRDAAPAPVADAFPAPFAPPVPEAPAPVTPVDAVHPPVEAPFGGPGGELPALPPAFPATTAPQDGYGFPPAPVPATTAPQDGYGFPPAPQNGYGFPPAPGPATTAPQDGYGFPPAPAPAQHQPQPPVDAGDYAFPPAQPAPAPAPVPPQHQQPQPQPQPQSQSQYDPRTGGAQWPAGPQPGPQPHDPRYQPGPAGGGAPLGYTAAVELSSDRLLRGKQKPKPQRAGFRFGGKAAEAERLRKLELIRTPVMSCYRIAVISLKGGVGKTTTTTALGATLATERQDKILAIDANPDAGTLGRRVRRETGATIRDLVQAIPYLNSYMDIRRFTSQAPSGLEIIANDVDPAVSTTFNDEDYRRVIDTLGRQYPIILTDSGTGLLYSAMRGVLDLADQLIIISTPSVDGASSASTTLDWLSAHGYADLVSRSLTVISGVRETSKMIKIEDIVQHFETRCRGVVVVPFDEHLAAGAEVDLDLMRPKTREAYFNLSALVAEDFVRAAQQAPQGHWGAPQQPQQPQQQQQLHAQPQSPQQPQPQGQPYGQPQGPSPYQQPPQPYAQPYPQPGQPWQPQQQPQNPQQPPRDPRLG is encoded by the coding sequence GTGAGCGGCGATCGGAACGAGAGGCGCGGCGGGACTTGGGACGTCCCGACGGACGATCAGTCCGACGCGGAGCCCGAGGTGACGGGCGAGTTCACCATCGACTACACCCCGCCGGCCTGGTACACGCAGGGCGCGGCCCCGGCCACTGCGGTACCGGGCCTCCCCGAAGGCAGCGGCTTCGAACCCCACCGCCCGTCGGACGTGGCCTCGCCCTCGACGATGCGGATCGCCCCGCCGGCCCCGCGCACGCCGTCGGACGGAGCGGGCGTGCCCTCGCCGTTCCCGGCACCGGCCCCGCCGGCCCCGGCACCCTTCAGCGCGCCGGCCGACAACGCCACCCCGCCCGCGGTTTTCCCGCCCCCGGCACCCGCCGACACCACGGGCGCCCCCTCGGCGCACCCGGCACCCTTCAGTACCCCGGCCGAGTCCACCACCGGCGCACCCGCGGCTCTCCCGGCACCCGCCGAGGTACCGGCCCTGCCGGCACCGGCACCGGCACCCACCCCCGCCCCGGCGCCCTTCGGCACGCCCTCCGCCGAGGCCCCCGCCGAAGCGCCCGGGCCGTTCGTGAAGGCCTCCTTCGAGGGATCCGCCCCCGTCCAGCGGCACGACACCCCGCCCGACGGGACGGCCATCCCGTTCGCGAACCCCGAGCCCGCGGCTCCGGAGGTTCCCCGGGACGCCGCTCCCGCGCCGGTGGCCGACGCCTTCCCTGCGCCCTTCGCGCCCCCCGTACCGGAGGCTCCGGCGCCCGTCACCCCCGTGGATGCAGTTCACCCGCCCGTGGAAGCCCCCTTCGGGGGACCCGGAGGCGAACTGCCGGCGCTGCCGCCCGCGTTCCCCGCCACCACCGCGCCGCAGGACGGCTACGGCTTCCCGCCGGCCCCCGTCCCCGCCACCACCGCGCCGCAGGACGGCTACGGCTTCCCGCCCGCGCCCCAGAACGGGTACGGGTTCCCCCCGGCCCCCGGCCCGGCCACCACGGCGCCCCAGGACGGCTACGGCTTCCCGCCGGCCCCCGCACCGGCGCAGCACCAGCCGCAGCCGCCCGTGGACGCAGGCGACTACGCCTTCCCGCCCGCGCAGCCCGCTCCGGCCCCGGCCCCCGTACCCCCGCAGCACCAGCAGCCGCAGCCGCAGCCGCAGCCGCAGTCGCAGTCGCAGTACGACCCCCGTACCGGCGGCGCCCAGTGGCCCGCCGGGCCCCAGCCGGGCCCGCAGCCGCACGACCCCCGCTACCAGCCCGGCCCGGCCGGCGGCGGCGCTCCCCTCGGCTACACCGCCGCCGTCGAGCTGTCCTCCGACCGGCTGCTGCGCGGCAAGCAGAAGCCCAAGCCCCAGCGCGCCGGCTTCCGTTTCGGCGGCAAGGCCGCCGAGGCCGAGCGCCTGCGCAAGCTCGAGCTCATCCGCACGCCGGTCATGTCCTGCTACCGCATCGCCGTCATCAGCCTCAAGGGCGGCGTCGGCAAGACCACGACCACCACCGCCCTCGGCGCGACCCTCGCCACCGAGCGCCAGGACAAGATCCTGGCCATCGACGCGAACCCCGACGCCGGCACCCTCGGCCGCCGCGTCCGCCGCGAGACCGGGGCCACCATCCGGGACCTGGTCCAGGCGATCCCGTACCTGAACTCGTACATGGACATCCGGCGGTTCACCTCCCAGGCCCCCTCCGGCCTGGAGATCATCGCCAACGACGTGGACCCGGCCGTGTCGACGACGTTCAACGACGAGGACTACCGCCGTGTCATCGACACGCTCGGCCGCCAGTACCCGATCATCCTCACCGACTCGGGCACCGGCCTGCTCTACTCCGCCATGCGCGGCGTCCTGGACCTGGCCGATCAGCTGATCATCATCTCGACCCCGTCGGTGGACGGTGCCAGCAGCGCGAGCACGACGCTCGACTGGCTCTCCGCGCACGGGTACGCCGACCTGGTCTCCCGCTCCCTCACCGTCATCTCGGGGGTCCGCGAGACCAGCAAGATGATCAAGATCGAGGACATCGTGCAGCACTTCGAGACCCGCTGCCGCGGCGTCGTCGTGGTGCCGTTCGACGAACACCTCGCGGCCGGCGCCGAGGTCGACCTCGACCTGATGCGGCCGAAGACCCGGGAGGCGTACTTCAACCTCTCCGCGCTCGTGGCCGAGGACTTCGTCCGCGCCGCCCAGCAGGCCCCCCAGGGCCACTGGGGAGCACCTCAGCAGCCCCAACAGCCCCAACAGCAGCAGCAGCTCCACGCCCAGCCGCAGTCACCTCAGCAGCCGCAGCCGCAGGGCCAGCCGTACGGCCAGCCCCAGGGCCCGTCCCCGTACCAGCAGCCGCCGCAGCCGTACGCCCAGCCGTACCCGCAGCCCGGCCAGCCCTGGCAGCCGCAGCAGCAGCCCCAGAACCCGCAGCAGCCCCCGCGCGACCCGCGCCTCGGCTGA
- a CDS encoding bifunctional riboflavin kinase/FAD synthetase — MQRWRGLEDIPQDWGRSVVTIGSYDGVHRGHQLIIGRAVAKARALGVPSVVVTFSPHPSEVVRPGSHPPILAPYDRRAELMAGLGVDALLILPFTAEFSQLSPADFIVKVLVDKLHAQAVIEGPNFRFGHRAAGNVDFLRELGGTYDYEVDVVDLVERGAAGGGVPFSSTLARKLVAEGDMAGAAEILGRPHRVEGVVVRGAQRGRELGYPTANVETAPHTAIPADGVYAGWLTANGERMPAAISVGTNLQFDATERTVEAYAIDRIGLDLYGLHVTVDFLAYVRGMAKFESLDGLLEAIADDVKRARTLTEAYDAER; from the coding sequence GTGCAGCGCTGGCGTGGCTTGGAGGACATCCCCCAGGACTGGGGACGCAGCGTCGTCACCATCGGCTCGTACGACGGTGTGCACCGGGGCCATCAGCTGATCATCGGGCGGGCCGTGGCCAAGGCGCGCGCGCTCGGCGTCCCGTCCGTCGTCGTCACCTTCAGCCCGCACCCGAGCGAGGTCGTGCGCCCCGGCAGCCACCCGCCGATCCTGGCCCCGTACGACCGCCGTGCCGAACTGATGGCCGGGCTGGGCGTGGACGCGCTGCTGATCCTGCCGTTCACGGCGGAGTTCTCGCAGCTCTCCCCGGCCGACTTCATCGTGAAGGTGCTCGTCGACAAGCTGCACGCGCAGGCCGTCATCGAGGGCCCGAACTTCCGCTTCGGCCACCGGGCCGCCGGAAACGTCGACTTCCTCCGCGAGCTGGGCGGCACGTACGACTACGAGGTCGACGTCGTGGACCTGGTCGAGCGCGGCGCGGCGGGCGGCGGCGTCCCGTTCTCCTCGACGCTGGCTCGAAAGCTGGTCGCAGAAGGCGACATGGCGGGCGCGGCCGAGATCCTCGGTCGGCCGCACCGCGTCGAGGGCGTCGTCGTACGCGGCGCCCAGCGCGGGCGCGAACTCGGCTACCCGACGGCCAACGTCGAGACCGCCCCGCACACCGCCATCCCGGCGGACGGCGTGTACGCGGGCTGGCTCACGGCCAACGGCGAGCGGATGCCGGCGGCGATCTCGGTCGGCACGAACCTGCAGTTCGACGCCACCGAGCGGACCGTGGAGGCGTACGCGATCGACCGGATCGGCCTGGACCTGTACGGCCTGCACGTGACCGTGGACTTCCTCGCGTACGTGCGCGGCATGGCGAAGTTCGAATCGCTGGACGGCCTGCTCGAGGCCATCGCCGACGACGTGAAGCGGGCGCGGACGCTGACCGAGGCGTACGACGCGGAGCGCTGA
- a CDS encoding RNA polymerase sigma factor: MSSTEQESVSAGIGPPDLSTPEGFGAFYQQHIDAVLGFVTRRVADPHLAADLTADIFLAALKAAPGYRPDRGVPVAWLYGIARHVLAGHARGRARERGALERLSGRRLLDDEDVAALEERIDAQRAFRVLAERHAALSEPLRAVLDLIVVDGLSPAEAAQALGVTQATVRVRLHRARRILRTASAPSEHPVPAHQLEAAR, translated from the coding sequence GTGAGCAGCACCGAGCAGGAGAGCGTGTCGGCGGGAATCGGACCGCCGGATCTGTCCACACCCGAAGGATTCGGGGCGTTCTACCAGCAGCACATAGACGCGGTCCTGGGTTTCGTCACGCGCCGCGTCGCCGACCCGCATCTGGCGGCTGACCTGACGGCCGACATCTTCCTCGCGGCGCTGAAGGCCGCTCCGGGCTACCGGCCCGACCGGGGCGTCCCGGTCGCCTGGCTGTACGGCATCGCACGGCATGTCCTGGCGGGCCATGCCCGCGGCCGTGCCCGCGAGCGCGGCGCACTGGAGCGGCTCAGCGGCCGTCGGCTGCTCGACGACGAGGACGTCGCCGCGCTGGAGGAGCGGATCGACGCCCAGCGGGCGTTCCGGGTACTGGCCGAGAGACATGCCGCCCTCTCCGAGCCGCTTCGAGCCGTCCTCGACCTGATCGTCGTGGACGGGCTCAGCCCGGCCGAGGCCGCGCAGGCCCTCGGCGTCACCCAGGCCACCGTCCGGGTCCGCCTGCACCGCGCCCGGCGCATTTTGCGGACCGCGTCCGCACCTTCCGAACACCCCGTCCCGGCACACCAGTTGGAGGCAGCACGATGA
- the truB gene encoding tRNA pseudouridine(55) synthase TruB, which yields MSTNAGKTPDGLVIVDKPSGFTSHDVVAKMRGIAKTRRVGHAGTLDPMATGVLVLGVEKATKLLGHLALTEKEYLGTIRLGQNTLTDDAEGEITSSTDASAVTREAVDKGIAKLSGEIMQVPSKVSAIKIKGVRSYKRARDGEDFEIPARPVTISSFQVYDMRDAEAEDGTKVVDLVVSVVCSSGTYIRALARDLGADLGVGGHLTALRRTRVGPYKIDRARTLDQLQEELTVMPIGEAAAAAFPRWDLDARRASLLANGVRIEMPDAYPAGKTVAVYGPEGQLLGLVESKGGKAKSLAVFV from the coding sequence ATGAGCACCAACGCAGGGAAGACTCCGGACGGCCTTGTCATCGTCGACAAGCCGTCCGGCTTCACTTCGCACGACGTGGTCGCCAAGATGCGCGGGATCGCCAAGACCCGCCGCGTCGGCCACGCCGGCACGCTCGACCCGATGGCGACGGGCGTCCTCGTCCTGGGCGTCGAGAAGGCCACCAAGCTCCTCGGCCACCTCGCGCTCACCGAGAAGGAATACCTCGGGACGATCCGCCTCGGTCAAAACACCCTGACGGACGACGCGGAGGGTGAGATCACCTCCTCCACGGACGCCTCCGCGGTGACCCGCGAGGCCGTGGACAAGGGCATCGCCAAGCTGTCCGGCGAGATCATGCAGGTCCCGTCGAAGGTCAGCGCCATCAAGATCAAGGGCGTGCGCTCCTACAAGCGTGCGCGCGACGGCGAGGACTTCGAGATCCCGGCCCGGCCGGTGACCATCTCCTCGTTCCAGGTGTACGACATGCGGGACGCAGAGGCCGAGGACGGCACCAAGGTCGTCGACCTCGTCGTCTCCGTGGTGTGCTCCAGCGGTACGTACATCCGCGCCCTCGCCCGTGACCTGGGCGCCGACCTCGGCGTCGGCGGGCACCTCACCGCGCTGCGGCGCACCCGGGTGGGCCCGTACAAGATCGACCGGGCGCGGACGCTGGACCAGCTCCAGGAGGAGCTGACCGTCATGCCGATCGGCGAGGCGGCGGCCGCGGCCTTCCCGCGCTGGGACCTGGACGCCCGGCGTGCCTCGCTGCTCGCCAACGGCGTGCGCATCGAGATGCCGGACGCGTACCCCGCCGGCAAGACGGTGGCGGTCTACGGGCCGGAGGGTCAGCTGCTCGGGCTCGTGGAGAGCAAGGGCGGCAAGGCGAAGTCGCTGGCCGTCTTCGTCTGA
- the rbfA gene encoding 30S ribosome-binding factor RbfA: MADNARAKKLADLIREVVAEKLQRGVKDPRLGTHVTITDTRVTGDLREATVFYTVYGDDEDRASAAAGLESAKGVLRSAVGRAAGTKFTPTLTFVADALPENAKTIEDLLNKARASDAQVREVSSGAQYAGDADPYKKPGEDDDEDAAAE; this comes from the coding sequence GTGGCCGACAATGCGCGGGCAAAGAAGCTGGCGGACCTCATCCGGGAGGTGGTGGCCGAGAAGCTGCAGCGTGGTGTCAAGGACCCCCGCCTCGGTACGCACGTGACCATCACGGACACCCGGGTCACCGGCGATCTGCGGGAGGCCACGGTCTTCTACACGGTCTACGGTGACGACGAGGACCGCGCCAGCGCGGCAGCGGGTCTCGAAAGCGCCAAGGGCGTACTGCGCTCCGCGGTCGGCCGGGCGGCGGGCACCAAGTTCACGCCCACCCTGACCTTCGTCGCGGACGCGCTCCCGGAGAACGCCAAGACCATCGAGGACCTCCTCAACAAGGCGCGCGCCTCCGACGCCCAGGTGCGAGAGGTCTCCTCCGGCGCGCAGTACGCCGGCGACGCCGACCCGTACAAGAAGCCCGGTGAGGACGACGACGAGGACGCAGCCGCGGAATGA
- a CDS encoding DUF503 domain-containing protein, producing MYVGTLSFDLLLGDVHSLKEKRSVVRPIVAELQRKFAVSAAEVGDQDLHRRARIGVALVSGDARFLSDVLDRCERLVAARPEVELLSVRRRLHGDED from the coding sequence ATGTACGTGGGGACTCTGTCCTTCGACCTGCTCCTCGGCGACGTCCACTCGCTGAAGGAGAAACGCTCCGTAGTCCGGCCCATCGTGGCCGAGCTCCAACGCAAGTTCGCCGTGAGCGCGGCAGAGGTGGGCGACCAGGATCTGCACCGCAGGGCCCGTATCGGGGTCGCTCTGGTCAGCGGGGACGCGAGGTTCCTCTCGGATGTACTGGACCGCTGCGAGCGGCTGGTCGCGGCACGTCCGGAAGTGGAGCTGCTGTCGGTACGACGGCGGCTGCACGGTGATGAAGACTGA